A window of Fusarium oxysporum Fo47 chromosome II, complete sequence genomic DNA:
CAGAAGCTTGTTCAACTCCTCATCGTTTCGGATGGCGAGCTGAAGGTGACGGGGAATGATACGGGTCTTCTTGTTATCACGGGCAGCGTTACCAGCCAACTCGAGGATTTCGGCAGCGAGGTACTCGAGAACGGCAGCGAGGTAGACGGGAGCACCGGCACCGACACGCTGAGCGTAGTTGCCCTTTCGGAGAAGACGGTGGACACGACCAACAGGGAACGCGAGACCAGCCTTGGAAGATCGCCTGGAGAAGAGTGTTAGCTTGAGATCAAAGCAAAAGATGCGATCGAAAAGGCGCGTCAAAGTAGGCGAAGAGGTAAGACTTACGATTGCGCGTTCTTGGAACCAGAGGCCTTGCCGCCAGACTTTCCGCCGCCAGTCATTTTGAAGGTTGGGTGGTTGGGGGTGGTAGATTAAAATGAAGTGATTGAGGAGTCTGAAAGACTttgttgagatggatggaagaggcGAAGAGAGTGGTTGTGATGACAattggttgatgagaagtgGAAGAGATAACGTTGGCGGGGGACGTAGAGGTTAAGTACTTTTCGCGCGTCGGGAGCTCTGATCCCAGATCACTCACTTGCAGCTGGCAACGCGATTTGGGGCTAGCCGCATTTGGCGAAATTGGGAAACCAAGCTCCTCGACGcattaaaaaataaaatcGGGCACCCCTGGCGCGCCTGCAACACCTATTACTGGTCAGTGGTCGATGGTCCACTAAAATGGCCCCCGGCGAAATAATAAAACCGATTTTCTATGTTATGCCCTGGCCCCCGCGCGCCCATGTCAAGTCTGATCTCTCCAACCAAGATCACTTGCGCGTTATTCTGCTTTCTCCTCTCACCTTGCCCGCACCACAAGAATTTTCGTCCTCCATTTTCATTTTTCCTCCTGTCCTCATTTTTTGCTGTGCGTGGAGCGATTTGATGATTGGAGGACATGTTGGACACTCACAATCAGTCAGAGTCACTGCAGTTTTCCGATACCTTTGGCCTCCCACGTTGGTCAACTTTTGCCAGGTCCAGCTCATCTCGTTTGAAACTGGTCTGGTCCGGTTGCTCTGTTGTTGCTCGGTCGCGCTCTCGTTTGCGTGGTTTTTTTTGGACTTGATTCCTCCACCTGGTCTCTTTGAAGTTGTTGTTCCAACTTGGTCTGATCTTTGACCTTTTACTTTGACCCATTTTGGTCTGATATATTATTATGGTTTTGTGAGGTTTGATCCATCTTGGTCATACCAAGGCATAtttgtcttttttttttcttctttttttttcacTTTGATTTGACCCATATACACCTTTGAAAGGTGTATACAACTTCAaaatttttaattttttttttttagtaCTTGGAGATAGATTTAAGCCTCAATTTGACTCCATGAACCCCGGATTCAGGTACTGTGACGTATATTGCATGTGTGAACGGTCCACAAATCAAAATCCCCGGCTTTTCGTTATCAGATCTCTTCGAGATCCGTCAGGAACCCGTCACGACGGAGCCAATAGCCCTATAGATCTCCGTCTCGGGACTCAAACGGATGCAGATGTGGAGAGAAGCCGGGACGGCATCCTCAGGATTCACGACGACGGACACCGAATGGCGATGCGTTGCGGCCGTGACGGGCCACAGTCCGGAGCCTTCCTTCATGACGGAACGGACGCGTTGATGAGAAAGACGGACGCGTAGGCAGGGATGCTCGAACCGATCTGGGCGCAAAGGACCCGAATCTGGACTGTATACGATTCGATTTACGTAGATTTCACGCTTACTACAGTCCTCCAGGACTGTCACGTCAAAAATCGGTCATATCTGGAGTCATCACGACATTTTAAACAGGTCCACGAGATGGACATGATGGATTCAAGCAACATGTTTTGGATAAAAGTATCTATACTATGAGTAGAAGTGATATGTAAAAGGAAAGAATTCAAAGAGCAAGAGAATAATGACCCGGGCTGAGACGCGGGAGCTGGGAGGTGGATGAAAGAGGATGAAGGAAGCAAAGAGACCACGACGCGAAAATGAAAATGAAAATGGGAACGGGAATGGATGCTCCCATCAAACGATGACGGAAAGGATGCTGTGGGGGGGCCAACCTTGTAAAGCTCGCAGCGTGATTGCGAGTGCGCAGAGCCAATCAAAAAAAAGAACCGTCACCCAATTTTTATttcaccaacagcaacagaaAAGAGGGGCTGGCCTGGCAGGTCCCCTCCCAAGATCACCTCCACCAGCCGCTAAGCAGGCCCGCGCAATTGAAGCAAGCACGCGTGCGCACGCCCCCCAGGCAATCAGTAACCCGCTAACACCGACAACGCGCCAGCTACAAAAACCCAACCCACTCCCcgatcttctcttctcgccATCAACTTCCCATCTACAACAGCATCTTCTCGCCTCACACCAACTTACTCAACGCACGAGTTCTTACTCAATCGACACAACCAACCCACACTTTTTccaacctcttcatctttcGAAATGGCTCCCAAGGCTGCTGACAAGAAGCCCGCCTCCAAGGCTCCCGCTACTGCCTCCAAGGCtcctgagaagaaggatgctgGCAAGAAGACTGCCGCCTCTGgtgacaagaagaagcgctCCAAGACCCGCAAGGAGACCTACTCTTCTTACATCTACAAGGGTGAGTTCCAATTCCCATCTCAATCGCGTCTTGTTTTGGTAACGCGTTTACTGACTTGCATCTCCAGTCCTCAAGCAGGTCCACCCTGACACTGGTATCTCCAACCGTGCCATGTCCATCCTGAACTCTTTTGTCAACGGTATGTCGCTTCATCTACTTCTCTAGTCCAACTTGATCTGACTTCTGGTCCAGACATCTTCGAGCGCGTCGCTTCTGAGGCTTCCAAGCTTGCCGCCTACAACAAGAAGTCCACCATCTCTTCCCGAGAGATCCAGACTTCTGTCCGCCTCATCCTCCCCGGTGAGCTTGCCAAGCACGCCGTCTCTGAGGGTACCAAGGCTGTCACCAAGTACTCCTCCTCGACGAAATAAGTGCTTTGATGGCTTGATTTGTTTTGGGCATTTGGTTTTTCACGCGTGGCATCAGGGTGTCATGAGTCTGAGGTTTCACGGGGATCCAGCCCTGTTTTAGGGGCCTCATAATGCGTTACGGATGGTTTTGTTTTATTTCCTGGGGGCAATGTCTTCACACACGGGCAACGGGGTTCGCGGTTGTACAATAAACATCGAGAATAGGGTCTCGATCAAATGAATTCGTGCACATAAGCTTTGTGTCCCATCCTTTTACTGTTACATGTGTGCCTGATGCCACTGGTTTCTAATCTCTACAGTGTATTGCATTCCTCCAACTTCTTAAAGGGCTATGATGAACATTTGACCAACTTCTATCCCAGTCCAGCTTTTGAGCGCTTCATTGTATGAGTAACAGGTTGCATGATGCCTTTGTTGTTCGAGGCTCCGAGCGCGGTTCCCATGCTCCAgcccatcttctccagcaTCGCTCTTCCACGATTCTCAATGCCCAATTCTGGCGCTGAAGCACCAACCACCTCACCGTCTTGATATGTAGCAGCCGCGACGGAAGTGCCACCACGAGCAGGCGGCAAGCGATTCCctttcttgcccttcttgtcCGAGCGAGGAAGATACTTGCGATTGACGCGCTTGAGAGCTTGATCGAAGGTTGCTGGGACGTAAGGAGGCGTACGCTTCGTTCGATGAAGTGTCGGTCTTCGTTGGTCGCCTTTTCCTATCGACTTGGACTTGAGCTTGAATTTGCTCGCCAGCTCGTGGATCATCTTGCGCGCATTGTTATCCATTGGGGGGAAATTAAGTCTGTAACTAGTCAGTTAAAAGTCATAAGTAACTTAATGATAACTCACTGTTCGTCAGAACCCATCAGGAATGTTTGTAGCTCATCTGCGACTTGGTCCATGTTCATTCCATCTGGATATTTGACCCGAAGATCGTCAGGGTCTTTTTTGCCTAGCATGCCAAGGGCACGCATTTCCTCTCGCTGTTTCTTTCGCTCGGATTTCTTGAGACGATCGCTCTTCCAGCTGGCTTGGAGAGATGCTTCCAGTTCGGAATCGGACATATTGAAGCTGATCTGAGCTCGAGCGCCTTTGCCTTTGCGCCGACGCAGGCTGGGGCGATCCCAATCCATCAAATCAAAATCATCGTCAAATTCCTGGCGCTGTTTCGTCCTCTTGCCAGTGTCGTCATCGTCTGAGTCGGAGTCGCTCGAAGAGTCTCCGAAATGTACATCCTCCATACCCAGATCTTGACCAAGTTGCTGGCCGGCGATCAGTCTTGCGAGTGTCTCATCATCGATCTCGCTAGGGACCTCATCTCCGTTGGTCGCTTCAGCATCGTCTGTATCAGCATCCGTGTCATCTCCTGCAGCGTTGGCTGACTCGGATACGCCACTATCGTCCGAGTGTCTTCCACCTTCGAGCAGTTCCCTGAAGTAATCATCAACTTCAGTGTTTTCCTTGAGGTTGGCGATGTAATCGGCGAGAATGGcatcctcctcgtcatcgaATTTGGTTTTCGCGTTGCGTTTCTCGCGCTTCTTCTGttttttctccttcttggatAGGTTTTTGCTACGGATTGGTTCCGTTTGCAGTTCGGGAGCTGGTGATTGTGCTGAATGGGCCGGCTCAGCAATGATGGCCTGCTCGACGACACGGATTTCAGTCTGCATCTGCACCATGTCGATATCAGGCACAGATTGTACGTTTCTCTGCGCACCTCGGCCCTTGAAGAGAAGCACTTCCTCGCTCGAGGTGCTGCTCCTCGATGATGGTCTATCCGGTATCTCCACTGGGGGTAGATCCTTCTTTTTTTGCAACTGGTCTCCTGTGAGATCAAAGAAGAATGGTACTTCCTGTGGTGTGCTTTCTTCAGGTACAGTCTCGGCTTGTATAGCTTCCTCGAGGTCATCGGGGCCTATGAAGTCAACTTTGTCGGTGAATTCCTCAAAGCTCTGTTCATCGAACTGGTCATCTTTgacctcctcttccttttcgtgcacttcttcctcttcggtCATTGCTTCTAGTTCCTCGTCGGCTGGGTCAACAATCGCATCCAAATGCTTCAGAGGTTCGCTAGGTCCAGCGCTGACGAAAGTGACTGGTCGCAGTCGTAGGCTGGAATTGCCCCATGTAGAATGATCATGTTGCGACGTCTGGCGAGCTTCGTCAGCAAGTGTGAATCCAGCTGTAATATATCAGGTCAGCGTCCAGGCACTTCAGCATGTGCGCATTGCGCCTCAAGGTGATCCGTACCAGTTTCTTCTCTGACAAAATTGACTCGGGGTGGCGTTGATGAATAGCTCCCACCTCCACGAAAAGCTCCCCtgcctcctcgtcctccCCTGGCGTTCTTTGCGCCACGGAAAGCGGGAGCTCCCCTCTTGTTTTTGGCCATAGCAAGATCAGGGAGAGGTGGCCTTCATTGTGAGAGCCCAATGTGGCGATCCGATTGAGTTTTATAGTAGTTGGGCACCATAAAAAATAATGCTGGTTTTTGGGTGAGAGAAAGATGTTACAGATCTTTGTCGATGGCAAAGAAAAC
This region includes:
- a CDS encoding histone-fold-containing protein, whose protein sequence is MTGGGKSGGKASGSKNAQSRSSKAGLAFPVGRVHRLLRKGNYAQRVGAGAPVYLAAVLEYLAAEILELAGNAARDNKKTRIIPRHLQLAIRNDEELNKLLGHVTIAQGGVLPNIHQNLLPKKTGKTGKNASQEL
- a CDS encoding histone-fold-containing protein, which produces MAPKAADKKPASKAPATASKAPEKKDAGKKTAASGDKKKRSKTRKETYSSYIYKVLKQVHPDTGISNRAMSILNSFVNDIFERVASEASKLAAYNKKSTISSREIQTSVRLILPGELAKHAVSEGTKAVTKYSSSTK